The following proteins are encoded in a genomic region of Glycine max cultivar Williams 82 chromosome 18, Glycine_max_v4.0, whole genome shotgun sequence:
- the LOC100805738 gene encoding protein-tyrosine-phosphatase MKP1 isoform X2 produces MLNCVGFVCPEYFKGDFVYKTLWLQDSPTEDITSILYDVFDYFEDVREQGGRVLVHCCQGVSRSTALVIAYLMWREGQSFEDAFQFVKTARAVTNPNMGFACQLLQCQKRIHAMPTSPNSVHKMYRMAPHSPYDPLHLVPKMVNQPGARALDSRGGFIIHIPSAIYVWNGKHCNSVMSCNARTAAFQMIRYEGAKGPILTIHEGEEPPGFWIALSGDSDKEEEVMVMEEPSEGMESAELVDSGTTGPRKVDAYDLDFEIFHKALAGGVVPPFSLSDTGLETCLPAREQGWARLRRKFASGLLTSPKLNCDADSDPCNDHQPSVDVEVEKQDSADEPLSPSSIPPCGSPDSFECYPNREKGSPEAMDFSVHGVASSLPLSPPGTSNPFPCFISCSPKFNSKSPTLSPSSSDYASSFTFSPSSTNWSDLSFLSPRQPLSSGLESAEPFNVKDSSFSKNSSLLHKEDVPSPLEEFSANHTFGGVNSNLPMKGSFLSIAECRGSHPPSLMLPPSASESSHVPKNNLEDCN; encoded by the exons ATGCTCAACTGTGTTGGGTTTGTTTGTCCCGAGTATTTCAAAGGTGATTTTGTGTACAAGACACTGTGGTTGCAGGACAGCCCCACGGAGGACATCACAAGCATTCTCTATGATGTGTTTGATTACTTTGAGGATGTCAGAGAGCAAGGTGGGCGTGTCCTTGTTCATTGCTGCCAAGGGGTTTCTCGATCAACGGCTTTGGTGATTGCTTACCTCATGTGGAGGGAGGGGCAGAGCTTTGAAGATGCTTTTCAGTTTGTGAAGACTGCAAGGGCTGTGACCAACCCGAACATGGGTTTTGCTTGTCAACTTTTGCAGTGCCAGAAAAGGATCCATGCTATGCCTACAAGTCCAAATTCTGTTCACAAGATGTATCGGATGGCTCCTCACTCCCCCTATGACCCTCTTCATCTGGTCCCCAAGATGGTTAACCAGCCAGGTGCACGAGCCCTTGATTCTCGTGGGGGCTTCATTATTCATATTCCTTCTGCTATCTATGTTTGGAATGGGAAACATTGTAACTCTGTGATGTCTTGCAATGCAAGGACTGCAGCCTTTCAGATGATACGTTATGAGGGTGCAAAGGGTCCTATTTTGACCATCCATGAAGGTGAAGAACCTCCTGGGTTTTGGATTGCTCTTTCAGGTGATTCTGACAAAGAAGAAGAGGTCATGGTCATGGAGGAACCCTCTGAAGGCATGGAAAGTGCTGAGCTGGTTGATTCGGGGACTACTGGTCCAAGAAAAGTTGATGCATATGATTTGGATTTTGAGATTTTCCACAAGGCACTTGCTGGTGGGGTtgttccacctttttccttgtCTGATACAGGATTAGAAACTTGTCTTCCTGCTAGAGAACAAGGTTGGGCAAGACTGAGGAGGAAGTTTGCTAGTGGATTGCTCACATCCCCCAAATTGAACTGTGATGCTGATTCAGACCCATGCAATGATCATCAACCCAGTGTAGATGTGGAGGTTGAAAAACAAGATTCTGCAGATGAGCCTTTGTCACCATCATCAATTCCTCCCTGTGGTTCACCGGATTCCTTTGAATGCTATCCAAATAGGGAAAAAGGTAGTCCTGAAGCCATGGACTTCTCTGTTCATGGTGTTGCTTCATCATTGCCACTGTCTCCTCCTGGCACATCAAATCCTTTTCCTTGTTTTATAAGTTGCAGTCCAAAATTCAATTCCAAGTCACCAACACTTTCACCTTCAAGTTCTGATTATGCCAGTTCATTTACTTTTTCACCTTCCTCTACCAACTGGTCCGACTTGTCATTTTTGTCTCCTCGGCAGCCATTGTCATCCGGCCTTGAATCAGCTGAACCCTTTAATGTTAAAGACTCGTCTTTCTCAAAAAATTCCTCTTTACTTCACAAAGAAGATGTCCCTTCACCCTTGGAGGAATTTTCAGCTAATCACACATTTGGAGGGGTGAACTCCAATTTGCCAATGAAAGGTTCTTTCCTCTCAATTGCAGAGTGCAGAGGGAGTCATCCACCGTCTCTTATGTTGCCACCCTCCGCCAGTGAATCCTCTCACGTCCCCAAGAACAACCTG GAGGACTGCAACTAA
- the LOC100805738 gene encoding protein-tyrosine-phosphatase MKP1 isoform X1: MLNCVGFVCPEYFKGDFVYKTLWLQDSPTEDITSILYDVFDYFEDVREQGGRVLVHCCQGVSRSTALVIAYLMWREGQSFEDAFQFVKTARAVTNPNMGFACQLLQCQKRIHAMPTSPNSVHKMYRMAPHSPYDPLHLVPKMVNQPGARALDSRGGFIIHIPSAIYVWNGKHCNSVMSCNARTAAFQMIRYEGAKGPILTIHEGEEPPGFWIALSGDSDKEEEVMVMEEPSEGMESAELVDSGTTGPRKVDAYDLDFEIFHKALAGGVVPPFSLSDTGLETCLPAREQGWARLRRKFASGLLTSPKLNCDADSDPCNDHQPSVDVEVEKQDSADEPLSPSSIPPCGSPDSFECYPNREKGSPEAMDFSVHGVASSLPLSPPGTSNPFPCFISCSPKFNSKSPTLSPSSSDYASSFTFSPSSTNWSDLSFLSPRQPLSSGLESAEPFNVKDSSFSKNSSLLHKEDVPSPLEEFSANHTFGGVNSNLPMKGSFLSIAECRGSHPPSLMLPPSASESSHVPKNNLVLNHRVRLITKRIVVQSYVI, translated from the exons ATGCTCAACTGTGTTGGGTTTGTTTGTCCCGAGTATTTCAAAGGTGATTTTGTGTACAAGACACTGTGGTTGCAGGACAGCCCCACGGAGGACATCACAAGCATTCTCTATGATGTGTTTGATTACTTTGAGGATGTCAGAGAGCAAGGTGGGCGTGTCCTTGTTCATTGCTGCCAAGGGGTTTCTCGATCAACGGCTTTGGTGATTGCTTACCTCATGTGGAGGGAGGGGCAGAGCTTTGAAGATGCTTTTCAGTTTGTGAAGACTGCAAGGGCTGTGACCAACCCGAACATGGGTTTTGCTTGTCAACTTTTGCAGTGCCAGAAAAGGATCCATGCTATGCCTACAAGTCCAAATTCTGTTCACAAGATGTATCGGATGGCTCCTCACTCCCCCTATGACCCTCTTCATCTGGTCCCCAAGATGGTTAACCAGCCAGGTGCACGAGCCCTTGATTCTCGTGGGGGCTTCATTATTCATATTCCTTCTGCTATCTATGTTTGGAATGGGAAACATTGTAACTCTGTGATGTCTTGCAATGCAAGGACTGCAGCCTTTCAGATGATACGTTATGAGGGTGCAAAGGGTCCTATTTTGACCATCCATGAAGGTGAAGAACCTCCTGGGTTTTGGATTGCTCTTTCAGGTGATTCTGACAAAGAAGAAGAGGTCATGGTCATGGAGGAACCCTCTGAAGGCATGGAAAGTGCTGAGCTGGTTGATTCGGGGACTACTGGTCCAAGAAAAGTTGATGCATATGATTTGGATTTTGAGATTTTCCACAAGGCACTTGCTGGTGGGGTtgttccacctttttccttgtCTGATACAGGATTAGAAACTTGTCTTCCTGCTAGAGAACAAGGTTGGGCAAGACTGAGGAGGAAGTTTGCTAGTGGATTGCTCACATCCCCCAAATTGAACTGTGATGCTGATTCAGACCCATGCAATGATCATCAACCCAGTGTAGATGTGGAGGTTGAAAAACAAGATTCTGCAGATGAGCCTTTGTCACCATCATCAATTCCTCCCTGTGGTTCACCGGATTCCTTTGAATGCTATCCAAATAGGGAAAAAGGTAGTCCTGAAGCCATGGACTTCTCTGTTCATGGTGTTGCTTCATCATTGCCACTGTCTCCTCCTGGCACATCAAATCCTTTTCCTTGTTTTATAAGTTGCAGTCCAAAATTCAATTCCAAGTCACCAACACTTTCACCTTCAAGTTCTGATTATGCCAGTTCATTTACTTTTTCACCTTCCTCTACCAACTGGTCCGACTTGTCATTTTTGTCTCCTCGGCAGCCATTGTCATCCGGCCTTGAATCAGCTGAACCCTTTAATGTTAAAGACTCGTCTTTCTCAAAAAATTCCTCTTTACTTCACAAAGAAGATGTCCCTTCACCCTTGGAGGAATTTTCAGCTAATCACACATTTGGAGGGGTGAACTCCAATTTGCCAATGAAAGGTTCTTTCCTCTCAATTGCAGAGTGCAGAGGGAGTCATCCACCGTCTCTTATGTTGCCACCCTCCGCCAGTGAATCCTCTCACGTCCCCAAGAACAACCTG GTGTTGAACCACAGAGTGAGATTAATCACAAAGAGGATCGTAGTACAGAGTTATGTAATATAA
- the LOC100806980 gene encoding coilin isoform X1, whose translation MINLQCCGPRHVRIRLLSFRNFSKIEGLQEEESGAEETMSQKDDDDQLEDAVYVESKSDGNVVFKKRKASKKLKSPSQKKIKLSTAENLSVTPKVHEKENGSSEGHEEENGSFDGYIHHQLSLVKKDKKKSSNLSSQPNKSSNLNKQKNDKSDPTSDETRFVQPQDESETKKLPSRSARRKKAKRRWLRELKLEKEKEKLHQTPVLEKGGQELPINDNNCVVSDVHQQPDEESEEEDDIAPVEIRPGHIRFEPLKKGLHADLSYKFLKVAVVFLGFRINCFHDLIYVHGLFDADQDQAVPQNQFPVETFQWNGITNKKKGQKWGKERMPFRKQDGYEDSGQDCPTVQNAEKEQTSNVIDFDKLKHYTSLPKEGDVIAYRLIELTASWTPELSSFRVGKISRYDAKSNRIWLEPVLEYPFDFKKKIDEDASSVQYDPSPYQEDGSLEIEYTLLADVRMVKHGIPDLKSDALVNPTKATNDITNEKLAAKAINGSTGEKLAGDQTTVGSCHPERGHITAKENGEVNVWDKINEALKAKKAKLSQEDCWSRGGESSSTRSWSHRAMRCSALGPTMALLRSNNGL comes from the exons ATGATAAATCTGCAATGCTGCGGCCCGCGACATGTGAGAATCAGGCTATTGAGCTTCAGAAACTTCTCAAAAATTGAGGGCCTTCAAGAGGAGGAGTCTGGGGCAGAAGAAACCATGTCCCAAAAGGATGATGATGACCAGCTTGAAGATGCAGTTTATGTGGAATCTAAATCGGATGGGAATGTTgtcttcaagaaaagaaaagcttCAAAGAAGCTCAAGAGCCCTAG tcAGAAGAAGATTAAGTTGTCTACTGCCGAAAACTTGTCAGTCACTCCTAAGGTCCATGAGAaggaaaacggaagctctgaagGCCATGAGGAGGAAAACGGAAGCTTTGACGGCTATATTCATCACCAATTGAGTCTTGTCAAGAAGGACAAGAAGAAGTCTTCCAATTTATCTAGTCAGCCAAATAAGTCTAGCAACCTTAATAAACAAAAGAATGACAAAAGTGATCCTACAAGTGATGAAACAAG GTTTGTCCAGCCTCAAGATGAAAGTGAAACTAAAAAG tTGCCTAGCAGAAGTGCTCGGCGAAAGAAAGCTAAAAGAAGATGGCTGAGGGAACTAAAattagagaaggagaaggagaag CTCCATCAGACTCCTGTGCTTGAAAAAGGTGGACAAGAATTACCTATCAACGATAATAATTGTGTTGTTTCTGATGTACATCAACAACCTGATGAAGAAAGTGAAGAAGAGGATGACATTGCTCCTGTGGAAATTAGGCCAGGGCACATTCGGTTTGAGCCCCTTAAGAAGGGTTTGCATGCAGATCTCAGCTATAAATTTTTGAAAGTAGCAGTTGTGTTTTTGGGCTTCAGGATTAATTGCTTTCATGATCTGATATATGTCCATGGTCTATTTGATGCAGATCAGGATCAGGCAGTGCCACAGAATCAGTTTCCAGTG GAAACATTTCAGTGGAATGGAATAACCAACAAGAAGAAGGGCCAGAAATGGGGTAAAGAGAGAATGCCTTTCCGTAAGCAGGATGGATATGAAGATTCCGGTCAAGATTGTCCTACAGTTCAGAATGCTGAAAAGGAACAGACATCCAATGTGATAGATTTTGATAAGCTTAAACATTATACAAGCTTGCCTAAG GAAGGTGATGTAATTGCTTATCGATTGATTGAGTTAACAGCATCTTGGACTCCGGAACTTTCCTCCTTTAGG GTTGGGAAAATATCTCGGTATGATGCTAAATCAAATAGGATTTGGCTGGAACCAGTTTTAGAATACCCAtttgattttaagaaaaaaatagatgagGATGCATCTTCTGTACAGTATGATCCATCCCCTTATCAGGAGGATGGTTCTTTAGAG ATAGAGTATACATTGCTGGCCGATGTTCGAATGGTTAAGCATGGCATTCCTGATTTGAAAAGTGATGCTTTGGTTAATCCAACAAAAGCAACTAATGATATTACCAATGAAAAACTTGCGGCAAAAGCAATTAATGGTAGCACTGGTGAGAAACTCGCGGGTGATCAAACTACTGTGGGAAGTTGCCATCCAGAAAGAGGTCATATCACTGCTAAAG AAAATGGGGAAGTAAACGTGTGGGACAAAATTAACGAGGcattaaaagcaaagaaggccAAGCTGTCGCAGGAGGATTGTTGGAGTAGAGGAGGAGAGAGCTCAAGCACGAGGTCATGGTCCCATAGAGCCATGAGATGCAGTGCGTTGGGTCCCACAATGGCATTGTTAAGGTCTAACAATGGACTTTAA
- the LOC100805738 gene encoding protein-tyrosine-phosphatase MKP1 isoform X3, which produces MLNCVGFVCPEYFKGDFVYKTLWLQDSPTEDITSILYDVFDYFEDVREQGGRVLVHCCQGVSRSTALVIAYLMWREGQSFEDAFQFVKTARAVTNPNMGFACQLLQCQKRIHAMPTSPNSVHKMYRMAPHSPYDPLHLVPKMVNQPGARALDSRGGFIIHIPSAIYVWNGKHCNSVMSCNARTAAFQMIRYEGAKGPILTIHEGEEPPGFWIALSGDSDKEEEVMVMEEPSEGMESAELVDSGTTGPRKVDAYDLDFEIFHKALAGGVVPPFSLSDTGLETCLPAREQGWARLRRKFASGLLTSPKLNCDADSDPCNDHQPSVDVEVEKQDSADEPLSPSSIPPCGSPDSFECYPNREKGSPEAMDFSVHGVASSLPLSPPGTSNPFPCFISCSPKFNSKSPTLSPSSSDYASSFTFSPSSTNWSDLSFLSPRQPLSSGLESAEPFNVKDSSFSKNSSLLHKEDVPSPLEEFSANHTFGGVNSNLPMKGSFLSIAECRGSHPPSLMLPPSASESSHVPKNNLFRC; this is translated from the exons ATGCTCAACTGTGTTGGGTTTGTTTGTCCCGAGTATTTCAAAGGTGATTTTGTGTACAAGACACTGTGGTTGCAGGACAGCCCCACGGAGGACATCACAAGCATTCTCTATGATGTGTTTGATTACTTTGAGGATGTCAGAGAGCAAGGTGGGCGTGTCCTTGTTCATTGCTGCCAAGGGGTTTCTCGATCAACGGCTTTGGTGATTGCTTACCTCATGTGGAGGGAGGGGCAGAGCTTTGAAGATGCTTTTCAGTTTGTGAAGACTGCAAGGGCTGTGACCAACCCGAACATGGGTTTTGCTTGTCAACTTTTGCAGTGCCAGAAAAGGATCCATGCTATGCCTACAAGTCCAAATTCTGTTCACAAGATGTATCGGATGGCTCCTCACTCCCCCTATGACCCTCTTCATCTGGTCCCCAAGATGGTTAACCAGCCAGGTGCACGAGCCCTTGATTCTCGTGGGGGCTTCATTATTCATATTCCTTCTGCTATCTATGTTTGGAATGGGAAACATTGTAACTCTGTGATGTCTTGCAATGCAAGGACTGCAGCCTTTCAGATGATACGTTATGAGGGTGCAAAGGGTCCTATTTTGACCATCCATGAAGGTGAAGAACCTCCTGGGTTTTGGATTGCTCTTTCAGGTGATTCTGACAAAGAAGAAGAGGTCATGGTCATGGAGGAACCCTCTGAAGGCATGGAAAGTGCTGAGCTGGTTGATTCGGGGACTACTGGTCCAAGAAAAGTTGATGCATATGATTTGGATTTTGAGATTTTCCACAAGGCACTTGCTGGTGGGGTtgttccacctttttccttgtCTGATACAGGATTAGAAACTTGTCTTCCTGCTAGAGAACAAGGTTGGGCAAGACTGAGGAGGAAGTTTGCTAGTGGATTGCTCACATCCCCCAAATTGAACTGTGATGCTGATTCAGACCCATGCAATGATCATCAACCCAGTGTAGATGTGGAGGTTGAAAAACAAGATTCTGCAGATGAGCCTTTGTCACCATCATCAATTCCTCCCTGTGGTTCACCGGATTCCTTTGAATGCTATCCAAATAGGGAAAAAGGTAGTCCTGAAGCCATGGACTTCTCTGTTCATGGTGTTGCTTCATCATTGCCACTGTCTCCTCCTGGCACATCAAATCCTTTTCCTTGTTTTATAAGTTGCAGTCCAAAATTCAATTCCAAGTCACCAACACTTTCACCTTCAAGTTCTGATTATGCCAGTTCATTTACTTTTTCACCTTCCTCTACCAACTGGTCCGACTTGTCATTTTTGTCTCCTCGGCAGCCATTGTCATCCGGCCTTGAATCAGCTGAACCCTTTAATGTTAAAGACTCGTCTTTCTCAAAAAATTCCTCTTTACTTCACAAAGAAGATGTCCCTTCACCCTTGGAGGAATTTTCAGCTAATCACACATTTGGAGGGGTGAACTCCAATTTGCCAATGAAAGGTTCTTTCCTCTCAATTGCAGAGTGCAGAGGGAGTCATCCACCGTCTCTTATGTTGCCACCCTCCGCCAGTGAATCCTCTCACGTCCCCAAGAACAACCTG TTCAGGTGTTGA
- the LOC100806980 gene encoding coilin isoform X2, with protein MINLQCCGPRHVRIRLLSFRNFSKIEGLQEEESGAEETMSQKDDDDQLEDAVYVESKSDGNVVFKKRKASKKLKSPSQKKIKLSTAENLSVTPKVHEKENGSSEGHEEENGSFDGYIHHQLSLVKKDKKKSSNLSSQPNKSSNLNKQKNDKSDPTSDETRFVQPQDESETKKLPSRSARRKKAKRRWLRELKLEKEKEKLHQTPVLEKGGQELPINDNNCVVSDVHQQPDEESEEEDDIAPVEIRPGHIRFEPLKKDQDQAVPQNQFPVETFQWNGITNKKKGQKWGKERMPFRKQDGYEDSGQDCPTVQNAEKEQTSNVIDFDKLKHYTSLPKEGDVIAYRLIELTASWTPELSSFRVGKISRYDAKSNRIWLEPVLEYPFDFKKKIDEDASSVQYDPSPYQEDGSLEIEYTLLADVRMVKHGIPDLKSDALVNPTKATNDITNEKLAAKAINGSTGEKLAGDQTTVGSCHPERGHITAKENGEVNVWDKINEALKAKKAKLSQEDCWSRGGESSSTRSWSHRAMRCSALGPTMALLRSNNGL; from the exons ATGATAAATCTGCAATGCTGCGGCCCGCGACATGTGAGAATCAGGCTATTGAGCTTCAGAAACTTCTCAAAAATTGAGGGCCTTCAAGAGGAGGAGTCTGGGGCAGAAGAAACCATGTCCCAAAAGGATGATGATGACCAGCTTGAAGATGCAGTTTATGTGGAATCTAAATCGGATGGGAATGTTgtcttcaagaaaagaaaagcttCAAAGAAGCTCAAGAGCCCTAG tcAGAAGAAGATTAAGTTGTCTACTGCCGAAAACTTGTCAGTCACTCCTAAGGTCCATGAGAaggaaaacggaagctctgaagGCCATGAGGAGGAAAACGGAAGCTTTGACGGCTATATTCATCACCAATTGAGTCTTGTCAAGAAGGACAAGAAGAAGTCTTCCAATTTATCTAGTCAGCCAAATAAGTCTAGCAACCTTAATAAACAAAAGAATGACAAAAGTGATCCTACAAGTGATGAAACAAG GTTTGTCCAGCCTCAAGATGAAAGTGAAACTAAAAAG tTGCCTAGCAGAAGTGCTCGGCGAAAGAAAGCTAAAAGAAGATGGCTGAGGGAACTAAAattagagaaggagaaggagaag CTCCATCAGACTCCTGTGCTTGAAAAAGGTGGACAAGAATTACCTATCAACGATAATAATTGTGTTGTTTCTGATGTACATCAACAACCTGATGAAGAAAGTGAAGAAGAGGATGACATTGCTCCTGTGGAAATTAGGCCAGGGCACATTCGGTTTGAGCCCCTTAAGAAGG ATCAGGATCAGGCAGTGCCACAGAATCAGTTTCCAGTG GAAACATTTCAGTGGAATGGAATAACCAACAAGAAGAAGGGCCAGAAATGGGGTAAAGAGAGAATGCCTTTCCGTAAGCAGGATGGATATGAAGATTCCGGTCAAGATTGTCCTACAGTTCAGAATGCTGAAAAGGAACAGACATCCAATGTGATAGATTTTGATAAGCTTAAACATTATACAAGCTTGCCTAAG GAAGGTGATGTAATTGCTTATCGATTGATTGAGTTAACAGCATCTTGGACTCCGGAACTTTCCTCCTTTAGG GTTGGGAAAATATCTCGGTATGATGCTAAATCAAATAGGATTTGGCTGGAACCAGTTTTAGAATACCCAtttgattttaagaaaaaaatagatgagGATGCATCTTCTGTACAGTATGATCCATCCCCTTATCAGGAGGATGGTTCTTTAGAG ATAGAGTATACATTGCTGGCCGATGTTCGAATGGTTAAGCATGGCATTCCTGATTTGAAAAGTGATGCTTTGGTTAATCCAACAAAAGCAACTAATGATATTACCAATGAAAAACTTGCGGCAAAAGCAATTAATGGTAGCACTGGTGAGAAACTCGCGGGTGATCAAACTACTGTGGGAAGTTGCCATCCAGAAAGAGGTCATATCACTGCTAAAG AAAATGGGGAAGTAAACGTGTGGGACAAAATTAACGAGGcattaaaagcaaagaaggccAAGCTGTCGCAGGAGGATTGTTGGAGTAGAGGAGGAGAGAGCTCAAGCACGAGGTCATGGTCCCATAGAGCCATGAGATGCAGTGCGTTGGGTCCCACAATGGCATTGTTAAGGTCTAACAATGGACTTTAA